One Pseudobacteroides sp. genomic window carries:
- a CDS encoding response regulator transcription factor, whose translation MYKVFLVDDEIEIREGMRDSINWGNINFVFSGEAPDGEMALPLIQEVKPDVLITDIKMPFMDGLQLSRMVHKMMPWVKIVILTGHDEFHYAKEAISIGVAEFLLKPVCATELMEVLKKIAAKIEQEKKEEETSEKLKEQLQNNTVVLRDRFLNELVMGMVSLQDVVDKCEHFQIDIISKYYLVTIVEAEIKVQNMNDCKYKEYLKFEEVVDKILKGNQQVIKFKRNTGELILIIKGDGELKLGTYAYELSETIMNEAERDTDCTLSISIGSVMERLGGIAKSYLDADFVNKYKYIYGKGKILGMNDLKLDLGIKEFVKLDMNNINDFMKYGSYKDIRQFVGDYVKHLDRTGMNSLMYIFYTYIDIMLNASKFVKELGWDIEKILPEAVQLQNDLSIINSIDKFREHIENVLRKVLECRENRMEDRYSDIMSKAKNFITNYFQDSNLSLNSVASYVNMSPSHFCSVFSQEAGQTFTEYLTKVRLKKAKELLKTTSLRAAEIAYGVGYNDPHYFSYIFKKWEGVTPKEFRSS comes from the coding sequence ATGTACAAGGTATTCTTAGTCGATGATGAAATAGAAATTCGCGAGGGGATGAGAGACAGTATAAATTGGGGGAACATCAATTTTGTATTTTCAGGGGAGGCTCCTGATGGAGAAATGGCACTGCCATTGATACAGGAAGTAAAACCGGATGTTTTGATTACCGATATAAAGATGCCTTTCATGGACGGGCTGCAATTAAGCAGAATGGTACACAAAATGATGCCATGGGTTAAAATAGTCATCCTGACAGGACATGACGAGTTTCATTATGCAAAAGAGGCTATCAGTATTGGTGTTGCCGAATTTCTTCTAAAGCCGGTGTGTGCCACTGAATTGATGGAGGTTCTGAAAAAAATTGCTGCTAAAATTGAACAGGAAAAAAAAGAGGAAGAGACCTCAGAAAAATTAAAAGAGCAGCTTCAAAATAATACGGTAGTCCTGAGAGATCGGTTTTTAAACGAGCTTGTAATGGGTATGGTTTCACTTCAGGATGTAGTTGATAAATGTGAGCACTTCCAAATAGATATTATTTCTAAATATTATCTTGTTACAATCGTAGAAGCCGAGATTAAAGTGCAGAATATGAATGACTGCAAATATAAAGAGTATCTGAAGTTTGAGGAAGTAGTTGATAAAATTCTTAAGGGAAACCAGCAGGTAATCAAATTCAAAAGAAATACCGGTGAGCTGATTCTAATCATCAAGGGAGATGGTGAATTAAAGTTAGGGACTTATGCCTATGAATTGTCAGAAACCATCATGAATGAAGCAGAGAGAGATACGGATTGTACTCTTTCCATCAGTATCGGGAGTGTGATGGAGCGGCTGGGTGGCATTGCAAAATCATATTTGGACGCAGACTTTGTAAACAAATACAAATACATATACGGGAAAGGTAAAATACTTGGAATGAATGACCTAAAGCTGGATTTAGGCATAAAAGAATTTGTTAAGCTGGATATGAATAATATCAATGATTTTATGAAATATGGTTCATATAAGGACATTAGGCAATTTGTGGGTGATTATGTAAAGCATTTGGACCGGACAGGAATGAACTCTCTGATGTACATTTTCTATACTTATATTGATATCATGTTAAATGCATCTAAATTTGTCAAGGAGCTAGGGTGGGATATAGAGAAAATATTGCCGGAGGCTGTTCAGCTCCAAAATGATTTGTCCATCATCAATTCCATAGATAAATTTAGGGAACATATAGAAAACGTGCTTAGAAAGGTTTTGGAATGTAGAGAGAATAGAATGGAGGACAGGTATAGTGACATTATGAGTAAGGCAAAGAATTTCATAACCAACTATTTTCAGGACTCAAACCTTTCGCTGAATTCTGTTGCTTCATATGTAAATATGAGTCCCAGCCATTTTTGTTCTGTGTTTAGTCAGGAAGCAGGGCAGACATTTACCGAATATCTGACGAAGGTACGGCTTAAAAAAGCTAAGGAACTTTTGAAGACAACATCATTAAGAGCTGCGGAAATAGCATATGGGGTAGGGTATAACGACCCTCACTATTTCAGCTATATATTTAAAAAATGGGAAGGTGTAACCCCAAAAGAATTTAGAAGCAGCTAA
- a CDS encoding GntR family transcriptional regulator: MQNGSNQAKYYKLMEHIKEEVLMGRIKPGDQIPSENTLSKEHSLSRHTVRKAISMLVNEGLLYTEHGKGTFCLGRQNKRSDSKNIGVITTYISEYIFPRVIQGIDGVLSGSGYSIMLKNTNNNTANEANCLQDLLGKDIEGLIIEPTKSALFSDNLKFYEAFDKHHIPYVFIHGYNTQLGGKSHVILDDAGGMFSIVEYLAKLGHKNIIGVFKADDIQGINRHKGFARGLTKVGLSYNPDNIIWFHTEDKDVKPYTFIRQFIEEKKEIDAIVCYNDEIAFKTFELLGKLGVKVPQDISITGFDDSYFSENCPVKLTTVNHPKEVLGQEAASILLEMLKDDNYQNNPIQKVIEPKLVIKDSCIQR; encoded by the coding sequence ATGCAAAACGGAAGTAACCAGGCGAAATATTATAAGCTGATGGAGCATATTAAAGAAGAGGTTTTAATGGGACGCATCAAGCCAGGTGACCAAATTCCCTCGGAAAACACCCTTTCTAAGGAGCATTCCTTAAGCCGGCACACAGTTAGAAAAGCTATATCAATGCTTGTAAACGAAGGATTGCTTTATACCGAGCATGGCAAAGGTACCTTTTGTCTTGGGAGGCAAAACAAACGAAGCGATTCAAAAAATATCGGTGTCATTACAACATACATATCAGAATACATATTCCCACGGGTGATTCAGGGCATTGACGGCGTACTATCCGGAAGCGGTTACAGCATCATGTTAAAGAATACCAATAATAATACTGCAAATGAGGCTAACTGCCTCCAGGATTTATTGGGCAAAGACATTGAAGGATTGATTATCGAGCCTACCAAGAGTGCATTATTTTCCGACAATCTCAAATTCTATGAGGCTTTTGACAAGCATCATATACCCTATGTATTTATTCATGGTTACAATACCCAGTTGGGGGGAAAATCCCATGTGATTCTGGATGATGCCGGCGGTATGTTTTCGATAGTTGAATATCTTGCCAAGCTTGGGCATAAGAATATTATTGGTGTATTTAAAGCCGATGACATCCAGGGGATAAACAGGCATAAGGGGTTTGCAAGGGGATTAACCAAAGTCGGACTGTCTTACAATCCTGATAATATCATTTGGTTCCATACGGAGGATAAAGACGTAAAGCCTTATACATTTATCAGGCAATTCATTGAAGAGAAAAAAGAGATAGATGCCATTGTCTGTTATAATGATGAAATTGCTTTTAAAACTTTCGAGCTCCTTGGCAAATTAGGTGTCAAAGTGCCCCAAGATATATCTATTACCGGATTCGATGACTCTTACTTTTCTGAAAATTGTCCGGTAAAACTTACTACTGTAAATCATCCCAAAGAAGTATTGGGCCAGGAAGCAGCCAGCATTTTATTGGAAATGCTTAAAGATGATAATTATCAAAACAATCCTATACAAAAAGTGATTGAACCAAAGCTTGTTATCAAAGATTCTTGTATCCAAAGATAA